Proteins encoded by one window of Bubalus bubalis isolate 160015118507 breed Murrah chromosome 4, NDDB_SH_1, whole genome shotgun sequence:
- the LOC102415160 gene encoding mannose-binding protein A, which produces MFLFSSLPVLLCVVTVSFSNTKAVEDAQKTCPVVACAIPVTNGTPGRDGRDGPKGEKGEPGQGLRGSQGPPGKMGPPGNIGNPGLPGPRGYKGDRGDSSVAEAKLASLERQIRDLRSELDHVKKLQTFSLGKKSGKKLYVTNREKMPFSSVKALCTALGATVATPRNAEENKAIQDLASDTAFLGITDEVTEGQFMYVTGGRLGYSNWKKNEPNNHGSGEDCVSLLPDGLWNDISCSSSFLAICEFPA; this is translated from the exons ATGTTCCTGTTTTCATCACTTCCTGTCCTTCTGTGTGTGGTGACAGTATCCTTCTCAAATACAAAAGCCGTTGAGGATGCTCAGAAGACCTGCCCAGTGGTGGCCTGTGCCATCCCAGTCACTAACGGCACCCCAGGAAGAGACGGGCGAGATGGACccaagggagaaaagggagagccAG GGCAAGGGCTCAGAGGCTCGCAGGGCCCTCCAGGGAAAATGGGGCCTCCAGGAAACATAGGGAATCCTGGGCTTCCAGGACCCAGGGGCTACAAAGGAGATCGTGGAGATAGCTCGG TTGCCGAGGCTAAGCTGGCTAGCTTGGAGAGACAGATAAGGGACCTGCGATCAGAACTGGATCACGTCAAAAAGT TGCAAACCTTCTCCTTGGGCAAAAAGTCTGGGAAGAAGCTGTATGTGACCAATCGTGAAAAGATGCCTTTTTCCAGTGTGAAGGCTCTGTGCACTGCACTTGGGGCCACCGTGGCCACACCCAGGAATGCAGAGGAGAACAAAGCCATCCAGGACTTGGCCTCTGATACCGCCTTCCTGGGCATCACAGATGAGGTGACTGAAGGGCAGTTTATGTATGTAACTGGAGGAAGGCTAGGCTACAGCAACTGGAAGAAGAATGAACCCAATAACCATGGCTCAGGGGAGGACTGTGTGAGCCTCTTACCAGACGGGCTCTGGAATGACATCTCCTGTTCTTCCTCCTTCTTGGCCATCTGTGAATTTCCAGCCTGA
- the LOC102414600 gene encoding pulmonary surfactant-associated protein A isoform X2 produces the protein MPGDLHQYKWHHPPGHTALEAGSTGCVRAGAAAGAGAMLLCSLTLTLLWMVASGLECDVKEVCLGSPGVPGTPGSHGLPGRDGRDGIKGDPGPPGPMGPPGGMPGLPGRDGMTGGPGLPGERGEKGEPGERGPPGFPAYLDEELQGILHEIRHQVLQSQGVLRLQGSVLAVGEKVFSTNGQSVNFDAIKELCARVGGHIAAPRSPEENEAIVSIVKKYNTYAYLGLVEGPTAGDFYYLDGAPVNYTNWYPGEPRGRGKEKCVEIYTDGQWNDKNCLQYRLAICEF, from the exons ATGCCTGGGGACTTACATCAGTATAAATGGCACCATCCACCTGGCCACACTGCTCTGGAGGCAGGGAGCACGGGCTGTGTTCGTGCAG GAGCAGCTGCTGGAGCAGGCGCCATGCTGCTGTGCTCTTTGACCCTTACCCTCCTCTGGATGGTGGCTTCTGGCCTCGAGTGCGATGTCAAGGAAGTTTGTCTTGGAAGCCCTGGCGTTCCTGGCACTCCTGGATCCCATGGCCTGCCAGGAAGAGATGGGAGAGATGGTATCAAAGGAGACCCTGGGCCTCCAG GCCCCATGGGCCCCCCTGGaggaatgccaggcctccctgggcgTGATGGGATGACTGGAGGCCCTGGCCTCCCTGGAgagcgtggagaaaagggagagccTGGCGAGAGAGGTCCTCCAG GGTTTCCAGCATATCTAGATGAAGAGCTCCAGGGCATACTCCATGAGATCAGACATCAAGTCCTGCAGTCACAGGGTG TCCTCCGTTTGCAGGGGTCCGTACTGGCGGTGGGAGAGAAGGTCTTCTCTACCAATGGGCAGTCAGTCAATTTTGATGCCATTAAAGAGTTATGTGCCAGAGTAGGTGGACACATTGCTGCCCCGAGGAGTCCAGAGGAGAATGAAGCCATTGTGAGCATCGTGAAGAAGTACAACACTTATGCTTACCTGGGCCTGGTCGAAGGCCCCACCGCTGGAGACTTCTATTACCTGGATGGAGCCCCTGTGAATTATACCAATTGGTACCCAGGGGAGCCCAGGGGCCGGGGTAAAGAGAAGTGTGTAGAGATATACACAGATGGTCAGTGGAATGACAAGAACTGCCTGCAGTACCGACTGGCCATCTGTGAGTTCTGA
- the LOC102414600 gene encoding pulmonary surfactant-associated protein A isoform X1, translated as MLLCSLTLTLLWMVASGLECDVKEVCLGSPGVPGTPGSHGLPGRDGRDGIKGDPGPPGPMGPPGGMPGLPGRDGMTGGPGLPGERGEKGEPGERGPPGFPAYLDEELQGILHEIRHQVLQSQGVLRLQGSVLAVGEKVFSTNGQSVNFDAIKELCARVGGHIAAPRSPEENEAIVSIVKKYNTYAYLGLVEGPTAGDFYYLDGAPVNYTNWYPGEPRGRGKEKCVEIYTDGQWNDKNCLQYRLAICEF; from the exons ATGCTGCTGTGCTCTTTGACCCTTACCCTCCTCTGGATGGTGGCTTCTGGCCTCGAGTGCGATGTCAAGGAAGTTTGTCTTGGAAGCCCTGGCGTTCCTGGCACTCCTGGATCCCATGGCCTGCCAGGAAGAGATGGGAGAGATGGTATCAAAGGAGACCCTGGGCCTCCAG GCCCCATGGGCCCCCCTGGaggaatgccaggcctccctgggcgTGATGGGATGACTGGAGGCCCTGGCCTCCCTGGAgagcgtggagaaaagggagagccTGGCGAGAGAGGTCCTCCAG GGTTTCCAGCATATCTAGATGAAGAGCTCCAGGGCATACTCCATGAGATCAGACATCAAGTCCTGCAGTCACAGGGTG TCCTCCGTTTGCAGGGGTCCGTACTGGCGGTGGGAGAGAAGGTCTTCTCTACCAATGGGCAGTCAGTCAATTTTGATGCCATTAAAGAGTTATGTGCCAGAGTAGGTGGACACATTGCTGCCCCGAGGAGTCCAGAGGAGAATGAAGCCATTGTGAGCATCGTGAAGAAGTACAACACTTATGCTTACCTGGGCCTGGTCGAAGGCCCCACCGCTGGAGACTTCTATTACCTGGATGGAGCCCCTGTGAATTATACCAATTGGTACCCAGGGGAGCCCAGGGGCCGGGGTAAAGAGAAGTGTGTAGAGATATACACAGATGGTCAGTGGAATGACAAGAACTGCCTGCAGTACCGACTGGCCATCTGTGAGTTCTGA